In Phaseolus vulgaris cultivar G19833 chromosome 7, P. vulgaris v2.0, whole genome shotgun sequence, the genomic stretch GTAATATTTTTAActcaatttataatttttatatatgtaaactaaaaaattcagatagtattattatatataataaaatggaTTTATTCATGTTTGTTTATTTTTCGACGCTCACACAGGTAAAGCGTGATAGATATAAAAGATCCGTCAACGAATTGAAGCAGTGTGTGCGAGACACAAAACGTTTCTCCCTTCTCCCATCAAAGAAGAACCGAGGCAGGAAGAAGTAGCGACACAGAATCAAACACGATGAAACTGAGACTCAGATCCTTGGAATCCAAAGAAACCCTCAAAATCGAAGTCCCCAATTCATGTTCTCTGCAGCAACTCATCGACACCGTTTCTCACaccatttcttcttcttcctcttctctgCACCTTTCCCTCAACAGAAAGGACGAAATTCGCGCCTCTTCGCCAAACGACTCTCTCCACTCCCTTGGCGTGGCCGCCGGCGACCTCATATTCTACTCTCTCAACCCCACCGCCTTCTCCCTCGAAACCCTCCCCCACAAGCCAGAAACCGCTTCCCGCGACCGACCCACCGTCCAAAACTCGCCGGAAATGCTCACCGGCGATTCCCCCTCGACCCCCGCCGTTGAAAAGTGTCCGACTTTGGACCCTGCGGAGGTGGAAACCATCGAAATGGTTGATGGATCTGATGAGGCGGTGGCGGTGAGTACCAATTCAGAACCTTTCTTTGTGAAAAGTGTTCTAAAAGAAGCCCTCGGAAACAACGTTAGTGATTTCAAGTTGTTAGTGTTTACGGTCCACGGTGTGGTTCTTGAATCTGGGTTTGTTAGAATCGACAAGGATTCGGGTATGGCGGTTAGTTGTTTTCACCTTCTTGATGATTCTCCTTCGGCGTCTTCTTCAATGATATCGTTGAGGTATGCCCTGCCTGAAATTCTGGTTAATGGTGCTTCTCATAGTGTGAATTTGAGATTTCAGACATTGGGGCATTTTGTGAATGTTTGTGGGTCGTTGTCTGATGATACTGGCTCGAGGTTGCATTATGTTTGTTTGGATAGACGTAAATATGTTAGGCCATTAGAGTTGATGCTGGCAAATTCTGAATCTAAAGGCAGTGTTAATGATGGGGAAGAAATTATCTTTGGGAACGAAGTTTTTGAAATGTGGAAGTTGGTGAAAGATAGGCTTGCATTGCCACTGTTGATTGATCTTTGTGAAAAGGCTGGATTGGAGCTTCCACCTTGTTTCATGCGGTTACCGATGGAGATTAAGCTCTTGATTTTGGAGCGTCTTCCTGGTGTTGATTTGGCCAAAGTAGCTTGCACCTGTTCAGAGTTGCGATACTTGTCCACTAGCAATGAGTTGTGGAAGAAGAAGTATTTGGAGGAGTTTGGACAAGGAGAGACTAGAGGGTGGCTTTTCAAGGATTTGTTTGCTGTGTCCTGGGAAACAAAAAAGAGGTCCCAAGGGGTTCCTTTTCGACGACATGGGATTTCAAGACACTTTATTCTCCCACCGAACCCCTTTAGAATGCCTCCTGCTCCAATTTGGGGTGGAGA encodes the following:
- the LOC137828359 gene encoding F-box protein SKIP22-like yields the protein MKLRLRSLESKETLKIEVPNSCSLQQLIDTVSHTISSSSSSLHLSLNRKDEIRASSPNDSLHSLGVAAGDLIFYSLNPTAFSLETLPHKPETASRDRPTVQNSPEMLTGDSPSTPAVEKCPTLDPAEVETIEMVDGSDEAVAVSTNSEPFFVKSVLKEALGNNVSDFKLLVFTVHGVVLESGFVRIDKDSGMAVSCFHLLDDSPSASSSMISLRYALPEILVNGASHSVNLRFQTLGHFVNVCGSLSDDTGSRLHYVCLDRRKYVRPLELMLANSESKGSVNDGEEIIFGNEVFEMWKLVKDRLALPLLIDLCEKAGLELPPCFMRLPMEIKLLILERLPGVDLAKVACTCSELRYLSTSNELWKKKYLEEFGQGETRGWLFKDLFAVSWETKKRSQGVPFRRHGISRHFILPPNPFRMPPAPIWGGEYGVQPVYGVAFPRYQPSRIIIPPCNLRDFNP